Part of the Brassica oleracea var. oleracea cultivar TO1000 chromosome C8, BOL, whole genome shotgun sequence genome is shown below.
GTTTCTGGACTTTCGACGACTGGGGAATGGTAATGGATCGTTGGATGGAATATCCACTGACGGACTTTCTGCAGAAAGCTTCAGTGTGGATACGTCTACACAAGCTACCGGTGAACTATCTGACTTTGAAAACCATAAGAGCAGTCTCCAACCCTATTGGTCATGTAAAGGACATTGAGTTTGATCCGACAAAACCGCATCTCCAAGAATATGTGAGAGTGAGAGTGATTATGGACCTTCAACAACCAGTAAGAGATTCTAAGTTGGTGAACCTGCCTAATGGAGGAAGTACTACAGTGGACGTGGAATATGAAAGAGTGAGAAAGAAGTGTTTCCATTGTTTCAGATTGTCTCATGAGAAGCAGAGATGTCCTCTGGTTAAGGCCCAGAAAAATGCTGAGGCCTCTACAGCAGAGAAGGGGAAAGCTATTGCGATATCCCCAGTGATACATCGTCAACACAACCATGACTTAGTAGGGTCGTTAATGCCT
Proteins encoded:
- the LOC106308632 gene encoding uncharacterized protein LOC106308632; amino-acid sequence: MARMLRTMPKIWKIYERVRGIALSKESFQFIFDLETDMQTVMKHGFWTFDDWGMVMDRWMEYPLTDFLQKASVWIRLHKLPVNYLTLKTIRAVSNPIGHVKDIEFDPTKPHLQEYVRVRVIMDLQQPVRDSKLVNLPNGGSTTVDVEYERVRKKCFHCFRLSHEKQRCPLVKAQKNAEASTAEKGKAIAISPVIHRQHNHDLVGSLMPLLAPSVPPGFAPKSIVAPEVFEQMQLYMNCTDPEERRIREFKMKMALQDLSMNPGAQSSYLRLEDPPMISGVQNKNIGRGASLTSEWLKQCKRTLKQKV